The following coding sequences lie in one Populus trichocarpa isolate Nisqually-1 chromosome 14, P.trichocarpa_v4.1, whole genome shotgun sequence genomic window:
- the LOC7486839 gene encoding protoporphyrinogen oxidase 1, chloroplastic isoform X1 produces the protein MTSTFTDLSLLRPTIPSLIPSSFSKFTTHRPLKLRCSLTEDSTTFIPFKLNGEAQSSAGHSATADCVIVGGGISGLCIAQALATKHWDVAPNVIVTEARDRVGGNITTLERDGYLWEEGPNSFQPSDPMLTMVVDSGLKEDLVLGDPNAPRFVLWDGTLRPVPGKPTDLPFFDLMSIGGKLRAGFGALGLRPPPPGHEESVEEFVRRNLGDEVFERLIEPFCSGHVRQSFVRSRKYCVKYYGVIHLTPMNIRVGVYAGDPSKLSMKAAFGKVWNLEQTGGSIFGGTFKTIQERSKNPKPPRDPHLPTPKGQTVGSFRKGLAMLPDAIATRLGSNVKLSWKLSSIIKLENGGYSLTYETPEGLVSLLSKSVVFTVPSHIASTLLHPLSPTAADALSKLYYPPVAAVSISYPKEAIRPERLIDGELKGFGQLHPRSQGVETLGTIYSSSLFPNRAPAGRILLLNYIGGATNPGIVSKTESELVEAVDRDLRKILINPNATDPLVLGVRVWPQAIPQFLIGHFDILDAARDALKEKGLQGLFLGGNFVSGVALGRCVEGAYEVASEVTDFLSQYAYK, from the exons ATGACTTCTACCTTCACTGACCTCTCTCTTCTCCGGCCAACAATACCCTCTCTCATTCCCTCCTCTTTCTCAAAATTCACCACTCACAGACCCTTAAAACTCCGTTGCTCCCTAACCGAAGATTCAACGACATTTATTCCCTTCAAGCTCAACGGCGAAGCCCAATCCAGCGCCGGACATTCTGCCACAGCGGATTGTGTCATTGTTGGAGGCGGAATTAGTGGGCTCTGTATCGCACAAGCTCTTGCAACCAAACACTGGGATGTTGCTCCCAATGTGATTGTCACGGAAGCCAGAGATCGCGTTGGTGGCAACATCACCACCCTTGAAAGAGATGGTTATCTCTGGGAAGAGGGCCCCAACAGTTTCCAGCCTTCCGATCCTATGCTCACCATGGTG GTGGATAGTGGATTGAAGGAGGATTTGGTATTAGGGGATCCAAATGCGCCGCGTTTTGTATTGTGGGATGGGACATTAAGACCAGTACCAGGCAAGCCGACTGACTTGCCGTTTTTTGATTTGATGAGTATTGGTGGCAAGCTCAGAGCTGGCTTTGGTGCTCTTGGACTTCGGCCTCCGCCACCA GGACACGAGGAATCAGTTGAAGAGTTTGTGCGGCGTAACCTTGGCGATGAGGTTTTCGAGCGATTGATAGAGCCTTTTTGTTCAG GCCATGTAAGACAATCTTTTGTTCGTTCTCGTAAATATTGCGTGAAATACTATGGGGTCATCCATCTAACACCAATGAATATACGTGTTG GTGTTTATGCGGGTGATCCTTCCAAACTAAGCATGAAAGCGGCATTTGGAAAAGTTTGGAACCTGGAGCAAACTGGCGGTAGTATCTTTGGTGGGACTTTCAAAACAATCCAGGAGAGAAGTAAAAACCCCAAGCCACCTCGAGACCC GCATCTTCCAACGCCAAAGGGCCAAACTGTTGGATCTTTTAGAAAAGGACTTGCTATGTTACCTGATGCAATAGCAACAAG GTTGGGTAGCAATGTAAAATTATCTTGGAAGCTTTCAAGCATCATTAAATTAGAGAATGGAGGGTATAGTTTGACATATGAAACACCAGAAGGATTAGTTTCTCTACTGAGCAAAAGCGTGGTCTTCACTGTTCCATCCCACATTGCAAGCACTCTACTGCATCCCCTTTCT CCTACAGCTGCAGATGCactatcaaaattatattaccCACCAGTTGCGGCAGTGTCCATTTCATACCCAAAAGAAGCAATTAGACCAGAACGCTTAATAGATGGTGAACTCAAGGGGTTTGGTCAGCTGCATCCACGAAGCCAAGGGGTGGAAACCTTAG GAACCATATATAGCTCATCTCTTTTTCCTAATCGAGCACCTGCTGGAAGGATTTTGCTCTTGAACTACATTGGAGGAGCTACTAACCCTGGAATTGTGTCTAAg aCAGAGAGCGAACTTGTAGAAGCAGTTGATCGTGATTTGAGAAAGATTCTCATAAATCCTAATGCGACAGATCCACTTGTATTAGGGGTGAGAGTGTGGCCACAAGCAATCCCCCAGTTCTTGATTGGTCATTTTGATATCCTAGATGCTGCAAGAGATGCTCTCAAGGAAAAAGGGTTGCAGGGGCTGTTTCTTGGGGGAAACTTTGTATCTGGTGTCGCATTGGGCCGATGTGTAGAAGGGGCTTATGAGGTTGCTTCTGAGGTAACTGATTTCCTCTCCCAATACGCCTACAAATAG
- the LOC7486839 gene encoding protoporphyrinogen oxidase 1, chloroplastic isoform X2, with amino-acid sequence MTSTFTDLSLLRPTIPSLIPSSFSKFTTHRPLKLRCSLTEDSTTFIPFKLNGEAQSSAGHSATADCVIVGGGISGLCIAQALATKHWDVAPNVIVTEARDRVGGNITTLERDGYLWEEGPNSFQPSDPMLTMVVDSGLKEDLVLGDPNAPRFVLWDGTLRPVPGKPTDLPFFDLMSIGGKLRAGFGALGLRPPPPGHEESVEEFVRRNLGDEVFERLIEPFCSGVYAGDPSKLSMKAAFGKVWNLEQTGGSIFGGTFKTIQERSKNPKPPRDPHLPTPKGQTVGSFRKGLAMLPDAIATRLGSNVKLSWKLSSIIKLENGGYSLTYETPEGLVSLLSKSVVFTVPSHIASTLLHPLSPTAADALSKLYYPPVAAVSISYPKEAIRPERLIDGELKGFGQLHPRSQGVETLGTIYSSSLFPNRAPAGRILLLNYIGGATNPGIVSKTESELVEAVDRDLRKILINPNATDPLVLGVRVWPQAIPQFLIGHFDILDAARDALKEKGLQGLFLGGNFVSGVALGRCVEGAYEVASEVTDFLSQYAYK; translated from the exons ATGACTTCTACCTTCACTGACCTCTCTCTTCTCCGGCCAACAATACCCTCTCTCATTCCCTCCTCTTTCTCAAAATTCACCACTCACAGACCCTTAAAACTCCGTTGCTCCCTAACCGAAGATTCAACGACATTTATTCCCTTCAAGCTCAACGGCGAAGCCCAATCCAGCGCCGGACATTCTGCCACAGCGGATTGTGTCATTGTTGGAGGCGGAATTAGTGGGCTCTGTATCGCACAAGCTCTTGCAACCAAACACTGGGATGTTGCTCCCAATGTGATTGTCACGGAAGCCAGAGATCGCGTTGGTGGCAACATCACCACCCTTGAAAGAGATGGTTATCTCTGGGAAGAGGGCCCCAACAGTTTCCAGCCTTCCGATCCTATGCTCACCATGGTG GTGGATAGTGGATTGAAGGAGGATTTGGTATTAGGGGATCCAAATGCGCCGCGTTTTGTATTGTGGGATGGGACATTAAGACCAGTACCAGGCAAGCCGACTGACTTGCCGTTTTTTGATTTGATGAGTATTGGTGGCAAGCTCAGAGCTGGCTTTGGTGCTCTTGGACTTCGGCCTCCGCCACCA GGACACGAGGAATCAGTTGAAGAGTTTGTGCGGCGTAACCTTGGCGATGAGGTTTTCGAGCGATTGATAGAGCCTTTTTGTTCAG GTGTTTATGCGGGTGATCCTTCCAAACTAAGCATGAAAGCGGCATTTGGAAAAGTTTGGAACCTGGAGCAAACTGGCGGTAGTATCTTTGGTGGGACTTTCAAAACAATCCAGGAGAGAAGTAAAAACCCCAAGCCACCTCGAGACCC GCATCTTCCAACGCCAAAGGGCCAAACTGTTGGATCTTTTAGAAAAGGACTTGCTATGTTACCTGATGCAATAGCAACAAG GTTGGGTAGCAATGTAAAATTATCTTGGAAGCTTTCAAGCATCATTAAATTAGAGAATGGAGGGTATAGTTTGACATATGAAACACCAGAAGGATTAGTTTCTCTACTGAGCAAAAGCGTGGTCTTCACTGTTCCATCCCACATTGCAAGCACTCTACTGCATCCCCTTTCT CCTACAGCTGCAGATGCactatcaaaattatattaccCACCAGTTGCGGCAGTGTCCATTTCATACCCAAAAGAAGCAATTAGACCAGAACGCTTAATAGATGGTGAACTCAAGGGGTTTGGTCAGCTGCATCCACGAAGCCAAGGGGTGGAAACCTTAG GAACCATATATAGCTCATCTCTTTTTCCTAATCGAGCACCTGCTGGAAGGATTTTGCTCTTGAACTACATTGGAGGAGCTACTAACCCTGGAATTGTGTCTAAg aCAGAGAGCGAACTTGTAGAAGCAGTTGATCGTGATTTGAGAAAGATTCTCATAAATCCTAATGCGACAGATCCACTTGTATTAGGGGTGAGAGTGTGGCCACAAGCAATCCCCCAGTTCTTGATTGGTCATTTTGATATCCTAGATGCTGCAAGAGATGCTCTCAAGGAAAAAGGGTTGCAGGGGCTGTTTCTTGGGGGAAACTTTGTATCTGGTGTCGCATTGGGCCGATGTGTAGAAGGGGCTTATGAGGTTGCTTCTGAGGTAACTGATTTCCTCTCCCAATACGCCTACAAATAG
- the LOC7455385 gene encoding auxin-responsive protein IAA4, producing the protein MGRGATSSSSSSFESSNYPSVSSKSSLSQLKKDLSTDLRLGLSISTSQQENPSTPSDQQLSDWPPIKPFLRKALVSEENECSSATFFVKVYMEGIPIGRKLNLLAHDGYHDLIQTLDQMFNTSILWPEMDIEHSGQCHVLTYEDKEGDWLIVGDVPWEMFLPSVRRLKITRADSL; encoded by the exons ATGGGCAGAGGAGCTACCTCtagttcttcatcttcttttgaAAGCAGCAACTACCCATCTGTATCAAGCAAGTCTTCTCTCTCTCAGCTAAAGAAAGACCTAAGCACAGATCTCAGGCTTGGACTTAGCATCTCAACCTCTCAACAGGAGAACCCTTCTACACCAAG TGATCAGCAACTTTCGGACTGGCCACCAATCAAGCCATTTCTAAGGAAGGCATTAGTGTCAGAAGAAAATGAGTGCAGTAGTGCCACCTTCTTCGTCAAGGTTTACATGGAAGGCATTCCGATTGGAAGGAAGCTCAACCTCTTAGCCCATGATGGTTACCATGACTTAATACAGACTCTTGACCAAATGTTCAACACTAGCATTCTCT GGCCTGAAATGGATATTGAACATTCTGGGCAATGTCATGTGTTGACATATGAAGACAAAGAGGGGGATTGGTTGATTGTTGGGGATGTTCCCTGGGA GATGTTCTTACCTTCTGTGCGGAGATTGAAGATCACTAGGGCAGACAGCCTATGA
- the LOC7455386 gene encoding chitinase 10 encodes MASSAHTFLSFVFYTIFLSFGSYKAEARRFNDISSLVSKGLFDSIFLHKDNNACPAKGFYTYNSFIQASRCFPQFGRTGSSITRKREVAAFLAQISHETTGGWATAPDGPFAWGLCFKEEVSPQSNYCDSSNTQWPCSPGKSYKGRGPIQLSWNYNYGPAGKALGFDGLNNPDIVSNNSLIAFKTALWFWMTEQNPKPSCHNVMIGKYKPTAADVIANRTAGYGLVTNIINGGLECGIPNDGRVNDRIGYFQRYATLFNVSTGSNLDCEDQKSF; translated from the exons ATGGCATCTTCTGCTCATACTTTCTTGTCATTCGTTTTTTACACCATCTTCCTCTCGTTTGGATCATATAAAGCTGAAGCTAGGAGATTCAATGACATCTCTTCTCTTGTTAGTAAAGGCCTCTTTGATTCCATATTCCTACACAAGGACAACAACGCATGCCCTGCTAAAGGTTTTTACACGTACAACTCCTTCATTCAAGCATCTAGATGTTTTCCTCAATTTGGCAGGACAGGTAGTTCCATTACGAGGAAGCGAGAAGTTGCAGCTTTTCTTGCTCAAATATCCCATGAGACCACAGGTGGGTGGGCTACCGCACCCGATGGACCATTTGCATGGGGGTTATGCTTCAAGGAAGAAGTGAGTCCACAGAGTAATTACTGTGACTCAAGCAACACTCAATGGCCATGCTCTCCGGGCAAATCCTACAAAGGAAGAGGACCTATTCAACTATCATG GAATTACAATTATGGACCAGCAGGCAAGGCCCTGGGATTTGATGGGCTTAACAACCCAGACATAGTGTCTAACAATTCCTTAATTGCCTTCAAGACAGCTCTTTGGTTTTGGATGACTGAGCAGAACCCAAAACCATCTTGCCACAACGTCATGATCGGGAAATATAAGCCAACAGCGGCTGATGTAATAGCTAATCGGACGGCCGGCTACGGGTTGGTGACTAACATTATCAATGGTGGTCTTGAATGTGGAATACCTAATGATGGACGAGTCAATGATCGGATCGGATATTTTCAGAGATATGCTACATTATTCAATGTTAGCACCGGGTCTAACTTGGATTGTGAAGATCAGAAATccttttaa